The Myroides fluvii region TCCAAAGATTTTGCCCTTGTAGATATATTCGTAATGATTCAATATTTACAGTAGGTATTTTTAAAACATAAGAGACAGATATATTTTTTAAAACGCAGATAAGAAGCATCACTAATAGAATTATCACTATCTATAAAAGCTTGAGTATTACTACTGGAAGTAGGTAAATTTGTATTGGCAGCTATATAAGGCGCATTTAAATTATCGATAGACCAACGCTGTGTCATTTCAAATGGTAAGTTTACGATTGCGGCACCAGGAAGGTTGTATAGTCTATTGATGTTATAGTTCTTTTGTTTTTTGAAATAGAATAAAATCAAGGGTAAAATTTTTGTAAGAGATGGTATTTTGTATCCCTCCATAGAATTTTGGGTTTAGATTTTGAACAAGTACTTTATCTTGAGCATTTATTTTTCCATCATTGTTAAAATCTGTAAACTCATAAAAACCTGTTTGTGGATTAATTCCCTTGTATTGGTATGTTTTAACTATATTCAATGGTTCTCCAATAACATAAAAACTACTTTGTGTACCTTCTTCTAATCCTGGATAAGAAAGCAGTTTGTTTTTAGGAAATGAGATATTAAAGTTAGTAGTCCATTTCCAATCTTTATGTACTATGTTCTGAGTGTTCAAAGTAAATTCCCATCCTTTATTTTCAACCACAGCAGGAGAGTTTGTCAAATAGAAGAAAAACCTGTGGTAGAACCAAGAGTTAGACCAACTAATTGGTCTGTTGAACGGTTGTTGTAATAAACAATAGAAGAATTGATTCGATCTTTAAACAAACTAAATTCTAATGCACCTTCAAGTTTAGTTGTCTTTTCCCATTTGTAATCTGCGTTATAAAGTGATGTAGGAGTTAATCCGCTCTCAGAATTATATGAAGTTGAAACAACACTATAGGTATTTAAGTACGCATAATCTCCTATATTATCACTTCCTGTAACACCATAGCTTCCTCTTAATTTACCAAAGCTCAACCAACTATTACCAGATAATAGTGACTCGTTAGAAAACAACCACGCAGCTCCAATAGCCCCAAAGTTTCCAAATCTATTATTTTCTGCAAAACGACTCGAGCCATCTCTTCGAGCAGTTAAGTTTTAAATATATTTTGTTGCTGTAATTGTAATTTAATCGAGTAAATAAGGCTACATATTTGTAGGTTGAATTATACGTATTTCCTATATATTTTTTGCTTAGCGGAGCCAATATTTCTAATCAGTGATTCAGAAGAATAACCAACTCCTCTAATTTGTGAATTAGTACTGGTAGATGTTTGATAGGTTGTTCCAACAAGAACACTAAAAGATGATTATTAATCGATTTTTTTATATTCTATTTGAGGCTCTACTAATAAGTATTGAATTTTTGATCCGCCTTACTACTTGAGGAATCATCACTTGTTAGTCCATAGATTGGATTGTTAATTGTATAAGGACTAATTTTCCACTCTTCAAAGTTATTATTGGTTAACCCTGTATTTATTTTAAAATAAGTGTTAGATAAAAAATTATAAGACAAATTAGCATTTAAGATTAGCGTATTTGTTTTGTTTTCATAAGTTTCATTTAATTGAGCAATTGGGTTTTCAAAAGTTCCGTTTTGCCAATTAAGATTACCCTTGTCATCATACAGTTTTGGTGCATTAGGCGCCAATTTAATTGCTTGTTGAGTTATATCTGTAACAGAAAGATTATTGCTCTGAGTTGAGTAGGTAGTGGTTGTGTTTATTGCAAGGCGATCATCCTTGCTTCGGTGATTTAAACTAAGTAGGAGGTTATTTCTTTTATATCCTTTGTCTGTTGGAAAAACAGTAGTGTTTTCATTGTGATTAAGATTGATATTAAATAATGTATATTGATTTCCTCCACTTGTGTTTAAAGCAATGTTTTTATCAATAGCAGTGTTTCCTATTAATTCTTTTTGCCAATTGGTATAGCGATTTCTATCCCATGTTCCGTTTAAATCATAAGCATTAATTGGGTAAGAAGTAACACCACTGTTTTTAAATGCTTCTTCACGCATTTGAAGATATTGATCGGTATTCATGATCTGTACAAACTTTGGTACTTTACTAAAACCAGTAGAGGAAGAAATAGTAAAGCGCATTTTATCGCTATTGGCTTTTTTTGTAGTAATTAAAACTACGCCATTAGCCCACGTGAGCCATAAATAGCTGTAGCATCAGCATCTTTTAGTATTTCTATACTTAGAATATCTGATGGATTAATGGCATTTAAAGGAGAGATGTTATTGGGTAGTATTTCCGTTGCATAATTTCCATTGTTCTTACCTAAATTTTCCGAAATAAACGGTACCCCATCAATAATATACATTGGGTTATTCCTTCCAGAATTAGAACTATCTAAAAAGTTACGTCCTCGTATTTCTATATTCATTCCACCTCCTGCGACACCACTACTTTGGGTTATGTCAACCCCTGCAACTCTTCCTTGTATAGCCTGCAATGGATTAACTACAGGTTGAAATTCAATGTCTTTTGCAGTTACACGAGCAATACTTCCTGTACGTTCACGATCTTTAACGTTGTAATATCCTGCATTAACCACAATTTCATCCAGTGTACTACTATCTTCTAAAAGAGTAATATTTAATATAGAACCGTGATAATCTGAATAAGTAATAGTCTGCTGTTTATACCCTATCATTGAAAAAGTAATTTTATCACCTGCGCTTATCTCAATAGTGTATTTCCCGCTTAAATCAGTTGCTGCGACTTTATTGTCACTGGTAGATATGTGTACACCACCAAGAACACCTTGACTGTCTTTTACAATTCCAATTAATTTAATTTTTTGCTTATTATCAGGTAAGGTATTTGGCATTGTAAAATAAGTAATAATTATTTGATACGGCATAGTTTGGATAACAGATTAAGAAACTTAAAAGCATAGTTATCCTGTAACCATAATTGGTTAAAATTTGAGTTTCATAATATTTATAATTGAAGTGATATAAGAGAGCTTTAAATCATTAAGATTATTATTGCCGTAGTATTAGATAAGTCTGTTATATCAAGGGGTTAGTTAATTGAGTTTTAAAACCATCTCCTTTACTCTAAAGCATGTCTCCCAAAATGCGATATAGAGCAAGGAGATAGTCATGGACTTTTATATGTCTTAAAATCCCTTTAAGCCATATTTTGTGTTGTGTGTTTAAGTGCTCACTAAT contains the following coding sequences:
- a CDS encoding SusC/RagA family TonB-linked outer membrane protein is translated as MRFTISSSTGFSKVPKFVQIMNTDQYLQMREEAFKNSGVTSYPINAYDLNGTWDRNRYTNWQKELIGNTAIDKNIALNTSGGNQYTLFNINLNHNENTTVFPTDKGYKRNNLLLSLNHRSKDDRLAINTTTTYSTQSNNLSVTDITQQAIKLAPNAPKLYDDKGNLNWQNGTFENPIAQLNETYENKTNTLILNANLSYNFLSNTYFKINTGLTNNNFEEWKISPYTINNPIYGLTSDDSSSSKADQKFNTY
- a CDS encoding TonB-dependent receptor plug domain-containing protein; amino-acid sequence: MPYQIIITYFTMPNTLPDNKQKIKLIGIVKDSQGVLGGVHISTSDNKVAATDLSGKYTIEISAGDKITFSMIGYKQQTITYSDYHGSILNITLLEDSSTLDEIVVNAGYYNVKDRERTGSIARVTAKDIEFQPVVNPLQAIQGRVAGVDITQSSGVAGGGMNIEIRGRNFLDSSNSGRNNPMYIIDGVPFISENLGKNNGNYATEILPNNISPLNAINPSDILSIEILKDADATAIYGSRGLMA